GGGGTCGAAGCCGAGGCGGTCGGCCGGCGTCTGCTGGGTGTCGTGGACCGGTACGTCGCGGGTGACGACTTCGTACCCCTCGCTCGCCGCCTCGCGGTCGGTCACGGGGAGATAGAGGGCTCCGTCCTCGACGACGATTTCGTACTCGTCGTCGAGGAGCCCCGCTTCGGCGAGGGCCTGTCGCGTCTCCTCACCCGCCTCGCGGGGCACGCGCACGCAGGGCCGTTCCATACCGGTGACTCGCCGGCCGCGGGAGTAAGGGTGTCGACCTACGGTCGGGGGTCGGTCTCGGCGGTTCGGGAGTCCGGATCGGTGTCGGTCGTCCCCCTTCCGACGACGCGGCGCACCGCCGCGACGACGGCCGCCGGGTCGTCGTCGACGACGCGCCCCCGCGTCCGGAGTCGGGCGTCGAGTCGCCGTCCCGCGGCGCCCGCGAAGTTCCGTTCGTCGATGGGACGGCCGTCGACGACGACGACCGGCGCGTCGGCCCCGCGGACGGCGTCGAGGACGGGTCGGTTCCCCGGCGCTACGGTCACGTCGGCGACGACGACGGCGTCCGCCCGGCGGAGTCGGTCGACGACGCCCCCCCGCGCCTCGTCGTCGACGGGCGCGTACGGCGGGACAGTCACGAGGTCCGCATCTATCGCCCGCGCCGTCTCGGCGTCGGGGTCGTCCGCACTCACGGCGCCGACGGAGCACTCGAACCCGGCGGCGTCGAGGCGGTGAAGCAGCGGCGTCGCGGCCCCGCCGCCGCCCACGACGTGGACGCGCCCGTCCGCGGCATCGGGGTCGTCCACGAACGCCGTCACCGATACCGATCCGGTCACCGGGTGGTCGGTGACCGTCGCCCGCGCGCCGAACGCTGCCTCGACGGTCGCGCCGGTGAGCACCGACGCCGGCGGTCCGGCCGCCTGCACCCGCCCGTCGTAGAGGAGGCGGAGTTCGTCGCAGTACCGCGCCGCGAGGTCGAGGTCGTGGATGGCCGCGACGACGGTTCGGCCCTCAGCGACGAGTTCGGACACGATGTCGAGCGTCCGGACCTGATGGTTCACGTCGAGGTCGGAGGTGGGTTCGTCGAGCAGGAGGACGGGCGTGTCCTGTGCGAGCGCCCGCGCGAGGAAGACCCGCTGTCGTTCGCCGCCGCTCACCTCCGTCACGGGGCGGTCCGCGAGGTTCGCGATGGCCGCGCGCTCCATCGCCGCGTCGACGGCCTCCCGGTCCGCCGTCGTCCGGGTGCCGAACCGGCCGATGTGGGGCGTTCGCCCCATCGCGACGACGTGGCGAACGGGGAACTCGAAGGCGATTGCGGTCGACTGCGGGACGGTCGCGACGAGCTGGCTCGTCGCCCGCGAGCCGAGGGCCGCCACGTCCTCGCCCGCGACGTGGACCGCCCCCCGATCCGGGGCGAGCGCGCCGTTGATCGTCCGAAGCAGCGTCGTCTTGCCGGTGCCGTTCGGACCGACGAGGCCGACGAACTGCCCCTCGTCGACGCTCGTCGACACCGCATCGAGGACGGTCACGCCGCCGAGGGAGACGGAGACGCCGTCGACGTCGATGGCGGGCGTCACGGCGTCCGCACCTCCCGCTTGCGGAGCAGGTAGAGGAAGAAGGGAGCCCCGACCGCGGCGGTGACGATGCCCACCGGGAGTTCGGCGGGGCCGGCGCGCGCGACGGTGTCGGTCGCCACGAGGAACGCGGCGCCGGCGAGCGCGCTCGTCGGGAGGAGAATCCGGTGGTCCGGGCCGACGAGCAGGCGCATGATGTGGGGCACGACGAGGCCGACGAAGCCGATGACGCCCGCGACGGCCACCGCCGCAGCGGTGAGGAGGCTCGACACCGCGAGCAGAAGGCGTTTACTCCGCTCTACCTCGATGCCGAGCGACCCCGCGTCCTCCTCGCCGAGGAGGAGGACGTTCAGGTCGCGCGCGTACACGAGGAGGCCGAAAAAGCAGGGGACGACGACGGCGGCGGCGACGCCGGCCTCGGTCCACGTGCTGTGCTGGAGGTGGCCCATCAGCCAGTAGATTGCCTCGCGCAGGTCTCGCCCAGCGCTGACGAGCATGAAGGAGACGACGGCGCCGAGGAAGGTCTGGACGGCCACGCCGGCGAGCAGGAGCGTCCCCACGGGCGTCCGCCCGCCCTCCGACGCGAGGCCGTAGACGCCGAAGGCGGCGAGCAGGGCGCCGACGAACGCGGCGACGGGAAGCGCGACGGGGACGGCGACCGGCGCGACGATGGCCGCCACTGCCCCCGTCGCCGCGCCCGCGGAGACGCCGACGATGGAGGGGTCGGCCATCGGGTTCCGGAAGAAGCCCTGCATCACCGTCCCCGCCGCCGCGAGGGCGAAGCCGACGATGGCGCCGAGGACGATGCGAGGGAGCCGGATCGACATGACGATGGTCCGGTGGCTCTCCGGCGCCGCGGCCGTGCCGCCGAGCAGTGCCGCGAGCGCAATGTCGGCGACGCTCCGGACCCCGATTGCGACCGGGCCAATCGTCGCGCTGACGAGCGTCACGGCGACGAGCGCTCCGAGTAGCCCGACGACCCACGCGCCCGTCCGGACGCTCGTGTACATCACTTTACAGCCGCGCTTGCAGTAGGTAAGTATTTGTTGCATGCGTGGTCCGCGCCGCCGGCGCGTCGCCATCCAAAACCGTATTACGCCCGGCCCGCCGCGTAACCGTATGGTGGAGAACGTCATCTGGCCCGCCTATCTCGACGCGTCGAAGACGCGCGCCGAGGGGCGGCGCGTCCCCCGCGATCAGGCGGTCGACGACCCGACGGTCGACGAGATCGCCGAGGCCGTTCAGCAGGTCGGCTACGACGCGGTCATCGAACGCGACAAGACCTACTCCCGGGAGTTCGACCCTCGCGGGCGCGTCCTGGTGCAGGGGGCCGACGACGCGACGAAAAACGACCTCGTGCAGGCCATCGCGGCCTACGTGGGTATCCTCCGCGAGTGATAATGGGCGTCGTCAGTCAGTACCGGCGGGTCGCCGAATCGAGCTGGCGACCCGCCGATGCCCAGTTACGAGGGCCAGTATAATGCGCCGCCTCGGCACCGTCACCCGAACCGCGGGGGGGTTGGCCATCGTCCGCTGTGACGATGGCGACGGCGTTCCCGACATCGGCACGGGCGCCCTCGACGAATCGCTCTCCGACGTGGGCCGCGTCGTCGACGTGTTCGGCCCCGTCTCCCGCCCGTATCTCGCCGTCTCGCCCGCGGCCCGCGTCCGCCTGCCGGACCTCCTCGGGACGACGCTGTACGCCCGCTGATGGAGCGGAAGTCACAACCTCCAAACCGACCCCCACCTAACCGAGGGACATGAACGCGCGCGAGGTTCGCGGCGCCGCCGTCGCCGCGGTGCTCTTCTTGCTCGTCCAGGTCGGTGCGCTCGCGATGGTCGGTCCCTTCGAGACGGCGGGCTATCAGGCCGTCGAGGACCCCTCCGACCCGACCAACAGCCTCGTCTACATCGCCGCCATCCTCGTCGCCACGGCGCTGATGCTCGCGGCCTTCAAGTACGCCTTCGAGCGGGCGGTCAAGGCCGTCGTCCTGCTCTCCAGCGCCCTCGTCTCGTGGTACGTCTTCGCCGTCGTCACGCCGCCACTCGTCACCGTCGGCCCGGTCAACGTCGTCGCCGTCGCGCTCTCTATCGGCGTCGCGCTCGCCCTCCTGATCTACCCCGAGTGGTACGTCGTCGACGCCGCGGGGGTGGTGATGGGCATCGGCGCCGGCGCCCTCTTCGGCATCAGTTTCGGTCTCCTCCCCGCCATCCTCCTCCTCTCGGTGCTCGCCGTCTACGACGCCATCAGCGTCTACGGCACCCGTCACATGCTCAGCCTCGCGGAGGGCGTGATGGAACTGCGCATCCCCGTCATCCTCGTCGTTCCGCTCTCCCTTTCGTACTCCCTCCTCGCCGACGACTTCTCGGGCGCGAACGAGGTCCACGAGGACGAGGAGTCGGCGGCGGTGGCCGACGGGGACGGAGCGCCGGTGGATGACGACGAGGAATCGGCGACAGACGACGAAGCGCCCGGCGACGCGGACGAACCCACCCGCGACGCCTTCTTCATCGGCCTCGGCGACGCCGTCATGCCGACGGTCATGGTCGCCAGTGGCGCCTTCTTCTCGCCGGCGGCGTCGCTCGGCGTCGCGGGCCTGCCCGCGCTCAACCTCCCCGCGCTCCTGTCGATGGTCGGCACCTTCCTCGGCCTCGGCATCCTGCTCTGGGCAGTGCTGAAGGGGCGCGCTCACGCCGGGCTTCCGCTGCTCAACGGCGGGGCCATCGGCGGCTACCTCCTCGGCTCCGTCCTCGCGGGTGTCCCGCTGGTTCGGGCACTCGGGCTGGCCGCGTACCTCTAGCTACTCGGCGCCGGCGCCCGCCCGCACCTTCACCGCCATCCCCGTCTCGAAGTCGCGCATCGCGTCGGCGGCGAGTTCCGCCCGCCCGACCGCCAACACGTCGCCGTCCCCGTCGACGACGGCCACCTCGTCGCTCGGCCGGACGTCGTCGTCGACGCCCCGGACGAACTTCGCGAAGGCGTTCTTGCCGTCGCGGACGAAGGGTTCGCTCTCCGATCCGACGACGACGCGGGCCGCGGGTGCCGGGAGCGCCGCGACGAGTCGGCGACCACCCTCGATACCGAGGGTGAAGCGTCCGTCGACCCCGTAGGAGACGATCCGGTCCCCTTCGGCGCGGACCTGTCGTGGCCGCCCGCCGGTCGAGTGGGTCACGTCGAGGGTCTCGTCGGGAGGAAAGAGCGCCGCGCCCGCGCCGGCGCCGAACTGGTAGTCGGCGACCGTCCGCAGTCGGGCGAGTTCGGTGTCGGACTGACTCATTGGCCCTCCTCGCGGGGCCACGGGCAAAAGCCTTCTCGGCTGCCGCGGCTCTCCGCCCGCCGCGTGTCCCGACCACCCGTGACTTTACAAATGAGCTTGCAGAATACGGCGTACCGAACGGATTCGGTGTTCTCCCCCCGGACCGGTCCATCGGACCCGACATCAATGGCGCTACAGTGGACCCCGTACACGCTCGTCCTGTTGCTCGTTGGCGGCCTCCTGACGGCCTTCGCCGTATCCCTCCGGTATCTCGGTCGCGAGGACGGGATGCCGGGGGCGAAACTGGGTGGCTCCCTGATGCTCGCCGGCGGCGCGTGGGTGTTCTGTTTCGTCGCGCAGCTGTCGAGCACGACGCTCGCGGCGAAGCTACTCTGGCGCGTCCTCACGACCGCCGCCATCCTGTCGCTGGTGCTCGTCTGGCTGGCGTACGTCTGCTGGTACACCGCTCGGTCGGAGTGGCTCTCTCGGCGAGCGTTCGGACTCTGCTCGCTCGTCCCCGCGAGCCTGCTGGCCGTCGCGGCGGTCCCCGCTGCGCGACGCTCCCTGTTCGCCGACGCCGAGTTACTCCGGGTCGGTTCGTTCGTGGTCCTCGACGCCGCGTACGCCCCGCTCTTTTTCGGCTACGTCGTCGTCGGCTACGCGCTGTTCGCCGCGTCGCTCCTGTTGCTCGTGGCCGCGGCCATCGGATCGCGTGGCATCCTCCGCTGGCAGCTCGCCGTCCTGCTGTCGTTCGCGATGCTCCCCGGGAGCGCCGTCGTCCTCGACCTGCTCGGCTACGCCCCGACGCCGGGGCTCGACTTCGGGCCGCTGTCCGTCGCGGTGACCGCCGTCGCTGGCGCGTTCAGCGTCACCCGGTTCGGGTGGCTGGACCTGACCCCCATCGCCAGGGATCAGGTGTTTCGCGCCATCGTCGACGCCGTCGTCGTCGTCGACGCGGACGGACGGGTCGTCGACCTCAACCGACAGGCCGAACGGATCGCCGGCACCTCGGCGGCGGCGGCGGTCGGTCGGCGACTCCCCGATCTGATCCCCGAACTCGCGTCGCCGCTCGACGCCCGCGACGCGACCGACGAGCCGGCGCGCTCGGAGGTGTCGATAGCGACGCCGGACGGCCGGCGGGTGTTCGACCTGCAGCTCTCGTCGGTCGGAGACGCCGTCGACGACCGGGACGGCTACGCGTTGATCCTCCACGACATCACGACCCGAAAGGCGGCCGAGGAGCGCGTGGAGCGACGGAACCGGACGGTCGAACGGATGCTGCGGGTCGTCAACGACCTCACTGCGGCCCACACGGTCGAGGCGGTGTTCCAGCGGGCCGTCGAGGGCGGTCACGAGATGTTCGGTCCCGACGCCTGTCGGATCGCCGTCGTCGAGGGCGACCGGTTCGTGCCCGTGGCGAGCGCCGGCGACGATCACGACGATCCGTCGCCACAGCGGATCGGGTCGGGGTTCGCGGGCACGACGTACCGTTCCGGTGACCCCGTCGTGGTCGACGATCTGACCGACGTGCGCGGCGCCTCCGCCCTCGATACGGGATCGTCGCGACCCTACCGGTCGCTGTTGAGCGCCCCCATCGGGGACCACGGCGTCGTACAACTGCTGTCGACCGACTCCGGGGCGTTCGACGAGGACGACCGCGAGATGATCGCCCTCTTCACGTCACACGTCGAGACGGCCGTCGACCGCGCCGAGACGGAGGCGGAGCTTCGAGACGAGCGTGACCGACTCGAGGAGTTCGCGAGCGTCGTCGCCCACGATCTGCGAAATCCACTGACCATCGCCAGCGGACGGCTCGAACTCCTCGCGGACGCCGAGGACGCGCCGAGCGAACACGTCGAGCCCCTCCGGACGGCGCTCGACCGCATGGAGTCGATCATCACCGACATCCTCAGGCTCGCTCGGCAGGGCGACGCCATCGGGGAGGTGGAGACGGTCGACCTGTCGGCCTGCGTCGACGACGCGTGGCGGAGCGTGGACACCGACGCGGCCCGCCTGCGACGCGCCGACGACCTCGGCACCGTTCGGGCGGATCGCGGCCGACTCCAGCAACTGTTCGAGAATCTGTTTCGGAATTGCGTGGAACATGGTTCCACGAACAACCGGCGCGAAAGCGCCGGTGATACTGTGGAGCACGGCTCCACTGAAAGCCGGCCGAAGTCCGGCGATAGCGTCGACCACGGCTCGACCGCGTCCCACTCGGACGACGCCGCCCCCTCGGTCACCGTTCGGGTCGGCCCCCTCGACCGGGCGACGGGGTTCTACGTCGCCGACGACGGCCCCGGGATCCCGCCCGACCGACGCGACCACGTCTTCGAGTACGGACACTCCTCGACCGCCGACGGCACCGGCATCGGATTGGCCGTCGTCGAACGGATCGTACGCGCCCACGGCTGGGAGATCACGGTCGGGGAGTCCGCCGACGGCGGCGCGCGCTTCGACGTGGTCGTCGAGTGAGCGCCCGGGAGCGCAACCCTTAGCACCCGACCGACCGGACGGGAGGGCATGGCACACGAACTCGGCGAGAGCGACTGGGGGGACTGGCTCCCGACGGCCGTCGCCGACGCCGACCCCGACGGCGTCGCGATCTGGTATCTGGGGTGTAACGGCTTCGTGTTGAAAGGCAGCGACGGCACGACGCTCTTTATCGACCCCTACTGCGGGCTCGGTGACCCGCCGCGGACGGTGCGGATGATCCCCGTCCCGTTCGACCCCACGGACGTGCGCGAGGCGGACGCGATCCTCGCGACGCACGAACACTCCGATCACGTCCACGGGCCGACGCAGGCGCCGATCCTCGCGTCGACCGGCGCCGACTACTACGCCCCCGACGCCAGCATGGCGACCGTCGAGGGAGGGGGCTGGATCGACGACTGGAGCGTCGTCGCCGAACAGTTCGTCACCGTCACCGAGGACGAGACGTTCGAGGTGGGCGAGTTCACGATCACCGTCGTCGCCGTGAACGACCCCGACGCCGACCATCCGGTCGGCTACGTGATCGAACACGACGCCGGCACCGTCTTCCACGGCGGCGACACCCGTCCCGCGGACTCCTTCCGCTCCCTCGCCAACCGCTTCGACATCGACCTCGGCGTCCTCGCGTTCGGATCGGCCGGCCGCATCCCGGACAAGGAGACTCGGGAACCCAAACGGACGCAGTGGTACGCCGACGAGAACGGGGTGGTCCGCGCGGCCAACGCGCTCGAACTGGATCGCCTCGTGCCGAGTCACTGGGACATGTGGAAGGGCTTGACCGCCGATCCGACCGTCCTCCATCACCACGCGCGGAGCTTCGACTACCCGGAGCGACTGGAGGTCGTCGAGATCGGGGATCGGATCGACCTGTAGGCCATCAGCGATCGGTGACTGTCGGTTCGTCTCGGTCGTTGGCCGTGGACGGAGCGACGTCCGAAACCGCATCGTGTCTCGACTCGTCGTGTAGCCGATCCGTGGCGCTCGCCGTCGTTGACGGCAGGTGGACTTCGACGACGCTTCCCCGGGGGCTGTTCTGATCGAACGTGAGACGGCCGTTCGAGGCGTCGACAGTCCAGTGAACGAACCAGAGACCGAGGCCGCTCGAGTGCCGAAGCTCCGTCTCGTGGCCGCGTTCGAGCACGTCCAGTTCGTGTTCGGGGATTCCCGGACCGTTGTCACGAACTTCGATCGTCACGGCGTCGCGCTCTCCGCCGTCACACTCCGGCGATCGGACGGTGATGGCGAGATGAGGCCTCGGCGCGTCGTTGTGTTCGACGGCGTTGGTCAGAAGTTCGTCGATCGCTTCCTCGATCAGCGGGGTGCTGCGAACTTCGACCGACTCGGGAATCGTCGTCTCGACGGTGACGCCCTCGCCGGCGAGTGTCGACGCCTTCGTCCGGAGCGGCGGACCGATATCGATCGGTCTCGTGGTGGCCGCCTCTTCGTCCAGTAACCACTCGAATCGACGGGCACAGTCGCTCATCTCCTGTAGCTCACGTGCCTTCTCGTCGATCCGCGCCATCGCCTGCCTGCGGTCGATTCGCCCCCCCTTGATGTGGCTCGCGTATCCGAGGATCACGTTGACGGCGTTGCGAATGTCGTGGCGGAAGACGCGATTGAGGATCGTAAGCCGGCTGCTCAACTGCCGAGTTCGTTCGTGCTCCGCGTGCAGGTCACGCTCCCTTCGGCGTCGTTCTCCGTCGTACGACCCGATGAGCGCGCCCAAAAGGGCGCCGACCGTCGCGTGGCTGGTCAGAACGAAGGGAACGTCCGTCATCACGACGCCGTTGACCCGCTGATAGGTGATCGAGACGACGCCCACCGCGACGATGACGACGGCGCCGATGACACACCAGATTCCGATGCGAGCGGCGATGTCCGCTTCCTTGCGCCGGTGGATTCTGACCATCGTCATCAACAGCATCATCGAGAGGCCCATCGGAATGAGGGTTCCGAGTAGCCGCGTGTAGAGCCCTTCCGACTGCATCAACAGATGCAGGGTATGGAGGCCGAGCGAGGTAGCGCCGATCCCACCGACGACACCGAGTGACGCAACGTAGCTGCACGAGGGCAGATCGACTTCCTGCAGGGTATCGAACCACTCCACGAACGTCCGGCTCTCGATCATCGCCACTCCTTGTCGACCGCGTGTTCGTGGTACGTCGTCGTGATTTCGAACCGTCCCCCGCCGGTGTTGTCCTCGGCGTCCGTGACGTCTATCGACCAGCCGTGGGCATCGACGATCTGCTTGGCGATTGCCAGCCCGAAGCCAGTGCCGTCGGCGGCGGACGTGAACCCGCTCTCGAAGATTCGGTTGCGCGCGCTCGGCTCGATGCCCGGACCGTCGTCTTCGATGAAAAATCCCTCTCGCCCCGACAGGCGGCCAAGTCGGATCGTCACGCCCGGCCCGGCGTGTTTCACCGCGTTCCCGAGGAGGTTCTCCAGCAACTGCCTGAGCCGTGATTCGTCGGCCGGCAGCGTCCAGCCGTGGAGGTCATCGGCTATCCGTCTGGTGGCCGTGTCCGTGTCGACGTGCTCCCACGCCAGGTCGACGATACGCTCGAAGGAAACCGGGTCGGTTTCGTGGACGATTTCCCCCTGTTTCGAGAGTTCGAGTACCTCCTCGATCATGGCTTCCATCCGCTCGAGTGCTGACAGCGCCCGATCGAGGCTGGCGTCGACGGACTCGTCGCCCTGCCGAGCCATGTCGACGTGGCCGAGCGCGATAGACAGCGGGTTCCGCAGGTCGTGGGCGACCGTTCGGGCGAACTCCTCGAGCCGATCCCGTTCGCGCTCGAGCTGGTACTCGTACTGTTTGCGTTCGGTGATGTCGGTGTTGATGGCGACGAACCGCTCGATATCCCCTGTCTCGTCGGTGATCGGCGCAATCGTCTGCTCGACGTGGTAGCGTTCGCCCTCCTTGCGCTGGTTGACCAGTTCTCCCTCCCAGATCTCGCCGCCGAGGATCGTCTCCCAGAGATCTTGGTAATACCTCTCGTCGTGTTCGCCGGAGTTGAGGATCGCCGGCGTCTCGCCGGTCACCTCGGCCTTCGTGTAGCCGGTCACGCTCTCGAATTCGGGATTGACGTATTCGATCGACCCGTCCGTGTCCGTGATCATGATGGCGTGTCCAGCCTGTTCGACGGCCTGTCTGAAGCTCCGGAGATCCTGCTCGCGTCGTTTGCGTGCCGTGATGTCCCGCGCGAGGCACAACACGCGCTCGGACTCGGATCCCTCGGTTCGGAGGGGGGAGATCCGCGCCGAGAAGTGGTGCGTGTCGCCGTCGAGCGGCAGCCGGTATTCGAGGTTCTGGGTCTCGCCCGCCTCGATCGTCTCCCGGATCGCCTCACAGATCTGGTTGGCCGGCTCCGGAGGCAACACGTCGTGGACGGCCAACCCTTCGAGTGCGTCCGGCGAGTCGACGAGCAGATCCTCGGCGCCCGACAACACGTCCTCGTACGTCCCGGATTCGTCGTACACGATCGCGACATCCGGAACGGCGTCGAGGATCGTCCGGAGTTTGCGCTCGCGGTCGCGATGCTCCGAGATGTCCCTGAAGTGCCCTTGGAGGAAGGTCTGTCCGTCCAGTTCGACCACCCTGGCGTTGATCTCGACCGGGATGCGGTCGCCGCCGGCCGTCTCGACGTGGATCGGATCGTCGTCGAAGCGGCGTCGTACCGATTCGTCGTGGCGCTGGTGGCGGTCGAAGAGATGCCGGTAGCGTTCCCGGTCGCCGTCGGGATGGAGTGCCGACTGGTGCATTCCGATGATCTCTCCCCGCGGCCGGCCGATCAACGAGGTGGCGGCTTCGTTCGCCTCGACGATAATCCCGGTGTCCGTGTCGGCGACGATGATCGCGTCCGGTGCCGCGTCGATCAGCTCCCGGTACTTTCGTCGCCTTCCGTCGCACTTCCGGTCCTCGGCGCCGGGTGCCGACCGCTCGGTTCCCGTGGCGACGATCCGTTCGGTCCGTCCGTCGTCGTCACGGACCGATCGCACCCGCAGATCGATCCGTCGCGTCTCGCCGGCGCCGTCGACGACGAGTTCACCCTCCCACGGGTCGCCGTCGGTGATCGACCCCCAGTCGTCATCGATCGCGGTGCCGAGGGCGGAGACCGGTCGTCCGACGAGAGCGCGCCGATCCTCGCCGAGGATCGTCTCGAACGCCCGATTCACGTGTTCGATCCGGCCGTTGGGGTCGGCGATAAGGAACGGGAGTCCCATTCCGTCGACCGCCGTTCGGAACCGGCGGCAGTCCGTCCGTATTCGCCGAGACGCCACGCACCGTTCGATGCGACGCGCGAGGAGCGTCCGGCGCTCGGTGTCGGTGCGTCCGGAGAGGTAGTCGTCGGCGCCCGCTCGGAACCAGCGTCGCGGATCGCCGTCGGACTGATCGTACGCGAGGACTGGGGGGGTGGATCGCCGCTCATCGAGCGCCGCTAGTAGGCCGTCCGCGTCCTCCGGACACGTTCCCTCGACGATGACGCAGTCGATCGACTGCTCGTCCAGCGTGGCCGTCACGGCGGCTCGCTCCGAGACGGCGTGTACCTCCATCCCGTGTTCTGCGTCGAGCATCGGCGGCACGTCCGACGACGCTCGGCACAGGTAGAGGACGGTCGGCGGCGACTGGAGCGGCGCCCCAGATCGACGGTCCCGACGGTTCGAGGAGAGGTTATCCATCGTGTCCGCCCTCCGCATCGGCGGTCCGTTCGATCGGTTCGGATGCGCCCGCGCCCACGACCGATTGGGACTCGATGATCTTCTGCAGGACGTCCCGGAACACGAGCCGCGATTCGTCACGGTCGATTAGCTCCGCGATCCGCTCGCGGTTCTTGGCTTCGAGGCGTTCCCGTCGCTCGCGGAGTCGTCGGTACTCCTCGTTGTCGTCGAGGCTGTCCTCGTCGAACCGTGACTCCAGCGCGACGATCTTCGACGTGACCGACAGCAGTTCCCGGGTATCGCGGCCACACCGGGCCCGAAGGAGCAGGCTCTCGACGAACTCCCGGAGGTCCTGTCGGCGGACGGGTTTGACGACGTACGCGTCGAACTCCATCTCGACGATGTCCGTGTCGGGATCGACCGACGTGATCATCGCGACGCGGCAATCGTACCCCTCCTCCCGGACGGTTTCGAGCACCTCGTCGCCCGACAGCCCCGGCATCCGTCGGTCGAGCAGGAGCACGTCAACCTCGTTGGAGAGGCGGACGAGCGCTTCCTCCCCGCTGGTCGCCGTCAGGACGGTGTGGGTATCTTCGAGCATCGCCGCGTACATTCCGACCAGATGCGGGTCGTCGTCGACGACGAGCACCGTTCCCTGTTCGGACACTACGTCGGATTCGGACCGACGCTCATCGAGCGACATGGTTCGAAGGCGGCTGTCGACTCGTGTCGCGGTGCCGTCGGGGGACGGGAGCCGGCATCGCGCCGGAACGACGGGGAGCGGCACGCTCGGAACGGGGGCCGATGCGAGCCACGACGGACGCCGGCGTGTCGAGACGCATGGCTACTGGCCTCCGGTGGCGTCGGTGAGCCGCTGCACCGACCGACTGATCTCGTCGACTTTCTCGGTCTGGGCCTCGTTGATCGCGGCGACGTCCTCGACTTCCTCGCGAGCGCGCTGGGCCTGCTCGACGGCCTGCTCGATCATGCTCCCGACTTCCTCGGTGCTCGCGGCCTGATCGTCGGTCGCGTCGGCGACTTCTTCGATCCCGTGCGACGCCTGCTTCACCGCCTCGACGATCTCGGTGAGGTTGTCCATCGCTCGCTCGACCTGCTCGATTCCGTCCTCGATCGCCGTGTTCGTCCGCTGCAGGCTGTCGACCGTCTCCTCGGTGTCGTCCTGAATGCGGTGGACCATCTCCTCGATGTTGGTGGCCCGCCGCTGGGACTCCTCGGCGAGATCCTTGACCTCCGTGGCGACGACGGCGAACCCCTCGCCCGCTTCGCCGGCCCGTGCCGCCTCGATCGAGGCGTTGAGAGCCAGCAGGTTCGTCCGTTCGGCGATGTCGTTTATCACCTCGACGATCTCGTTTATCTCGTCGACGCGGTCTTGGAGCTGATCGACATCGGCGACCACCTCGGCAGCCGCCTCGTCGACGGTCTCCATCGCGTCGATCGCCTCGGTCGCCGACTCGCGGCCGTCCTCGGCGAGACGTTCGGCGGTCGAACTCGTGGATTCGACCTGATCGGCGGTCGAGGCAATCTCCTCGACCGTCGCACTCAGGTCGGACACCTCGTCTGAGACCTCGAGCATCCCCTCCGCCTGTTTTTCGACGAGGTCGCTGATCGCCCGCGAACTCCTCGCGGCATCTTCGGACGTGCGGCGCAGGTCGTCGACCGCCGTCTCGACCTCCTCGGCGACCCGCTCTCGTCGATCGAGCTCCGTCTCGATCCGCTGGTTGTACGAGTGGATGTACGTGTCCACCGCGACCTGCTGGTCGAGGTTCAGGAGTTTGAGCGCCGACAGCGACCGTGCTATCACCGTATCGACTGCCTCCTCGACCG
This window of the Haloplanus rubicundus genome carries:
- a CDS encoding hybrid sensor histidine kinase/response regulator translates to MDNLSSNRRDRRSGAPLQSPPTVLYLCRASSDVPPMLDAEHGMEVHAVSERAAVTATLDEQSIDCVIVEGTCPEDADGLLAALDERRSTPPVLAYDQSDGDPRRWFRAGADDYLSGRTDTERRTLLARRIERCVASRRIRTDCRRFRTAVDGMGLPFLIADPNGRIEHVNRAFETILGEDRRALVGRPVSALGTAIDDDWGSITDGDPWEGELVVDGAGETRRIDLRVRSVRDDDGRTERIVATGTERSAPGAEDRKCDGRRRKYRELIDAAPDAIIVADTDTGIIVEANEAATSLIGRPRGEIIGMHQSALHPDGDRERYRHLFDRHQRHDESVRRRFDDDPIHVETAGGDRIPVEINARVVELDGQTFLQGHFRDISEHRDRERKLRTILDAVPDVAIVYDESGTYEDVLSGAEDLLVDSPDALEGLAVHDVLPPEPANQICEAIRETIEAGETQNLEYRLPLDGDTHHFSARISPLRTEGSESERVLCLARDITARKRREQDLRSFRQAVEQAGHAIMITDTDGSIEYVNPEFESVTGYTKAEVTGETPAILNSGEHDERYYQDLWETILGGEIWEGELVNQRKEGERYHVEQTIAPITDETGDIERFVAINTDITERKQYEYQLERERDRLEEFARTVAHDLRNPLSIALGHVDMARQGDESVDASLDRALSALERMEAMIEEVLELSKQGEIVHETDPVSFERIVDLAWEHVDTDTATRRIADDLHGWTLPADESRLRQLLENLLGNAVKHAGPGVTIRLGRLSGREGFFIEDDGPGIEPSARNRIFESGFTSAADGTGFGLAIAKQIVDAHGWSIDVTDAEDNTGGGRFEITTTYHEHAVDKEWR
- a CDS encoding response regulator transcription factor, producing the protein MSLDERRSESDVVSEQGTVLVVDDDPHLVGMYAAMLEDTHTVLTATSGEEALVRLSNEVDVLLLDRRMPGLSGDEVLETVREEGYDCRVAMITSVDPDTDIVEMEFDAYVVKPVRRQDLREFVESLLLRARCGRDTRELLSVTSKIVALESRFDEDSLDDNEEYRRLRERRERLEAKNRERIAELIDRDESRLVFRDVLQKIIESQSVVGAGASEPIERTADAEGGHDG
- a CDS encoding globin-coupled sensor protein, whose product is MTPPEDIKITDDDRRQVSGRELIEEIGIDPNEIDWRKEFTNFDDADCRRLDEMSETFGRIADDLVEEFYDHLQAHAETVAIIDSSTKSVEGLKRSQSEYLRDLGRGEYGSDYFSRRARIGKIHDMLDLGPKIYLGAYSIYYEGILTAIAEDVKRQLAADGGVADAGGRAGDSDEHEPTTVEEAVDTVIARSLSALKLLNLDQQVAVDTYIHSYNQRIETELDRRERVAEEVETAVDDLRRTSEDAARSSRAISDLVEKQAEGMLEVSDEVSDLSATVEEIASTADQVESTSSTAERLAEDGRESATEAIDAMETVDEAAAEVVADVDQLQDRVDEINEIVEVINDIAERTNLLALNASIEAARAGEAGEGFAVVATEVKDLAEESQRRATNIEEMVHRIQDDTEETVDSLQRTNTAIEDGIEQVERAMDNLTEIVEAVKQASHGIEEVADATDDQAASTEEVGSMIEQAVEQAQRAREEVEDVAAINEAQTEKVDEISRSVQRLTDATGGQ